In one Betta splendens chromosome 14, fBetSpl5.4, whole genome shotgun sequence genomic region, the following are encoded:
- the LOC114869460 gene encoding microfibrillar-associated protein 3-like yields MPAPPTRQLLLLLLAGCSGGAQNQSHADAAPPAWADGVPSSREVVLREGSSALIPCNVTGSRRDVQWYHPKGRLLGAGGKWQIQDNGDLNITAVSFEDRGRYACVASGGRYAVSVRVAYAHSGLGLYYVIICLVAFAITMVLNVARVCMVSSHLKKTERAINDFFRTEGAEKLQKALEVAKRIPIVTSARTLELAKVTHFKTREFARHMEELGRSVPLPPLILNCRASVEEAVETGSLVPDAAEPPHGPPRPQGAEGPEAERVGAARDAAEPARVTYESHA; encoded by the exons ATGCCTGCTCCTCCTACgcgccagctgctgctcctgctcctcgcaGGCTGCTCCGGCGGCGCTCAGAACCAGTCGCACGCGGACGCGGCCCCGCCGGCGTGGgcggacggcgtcccctccagCAGGGAGGTGGTGCTGAGGGAGGGCAGCAGCGCGCTGATCCCGTGCAATGTGACCGGAAGCCGCCGCGACGTCCAGTGGTACCACCCGAAAGGACGTCTGCtgggtgcag GTGGGAAGTGGCAGATCCAGGACAACGGCGACCTGAACATCACGGCCGTCTCCTTCGAGGACCGCGGCCGCTACGCCTGCGTGGCCTCCGGCGGGCGCTACGCCGTCAGCGTGCGCGTGGCCTACGCCCACAGCGGCCTGGGCCTGTACTACGTCATCATCTGCCTCGTGGCCTTCGCCATCACCATGGTCCTGAACGTGGCGCGCGTCTGCATGGTCAGCAGCCACCTGAAGAAGACGGAGCGAGCCATCAACGACTTCTTCCGCACGGAAGGCGCCGAGAAGCTGCAGAAGGCCTTGGAGGTGGCCAAGCGCATCCCCATCGTCACGTCGGCCAGAACGCTGGAGCTCGCCAAGGTCACGCACTTCAAGACCAGGGAGTTCGCGCGTCACATGGAGGAGCTGGGCCGCAGCGTCCCGCTGCCGCCCCTCATCCTCAACTGCCGCGCGTCCGTGGAGGAAGCGGTGGAGACGGGGAGCCTGGTGCCCGACGCCGCAGAGCCACCCCACGGCCCCCCACGGCCCCAGGGAGCGGAGGGGCCCGAGGCGGAGCGGGTCGGCGCGGCCCGAGACGCGGCAGAGCCAGCTCGCGTGACCTACGAGAGCCACGCGTAG